The window CCGTTGCGCTCCACCCAAATGGCGCCTCCCAATAAGCCAATTCCTTGCGGACCCGCCCGGCCGGACGCCCGTCAGGGAATCGGGCACGTAAGAACGACCCGAAGGTTCAAATATGCAATAGTTGCATGACACAACTATGGAAACCGGATCCCCGAAGGCCTGTGCGGGTGAGGTCCTTGACACGGTCCCTTTGATCATGCAGTTCATCCGGGTCGAGATGCGCCGGAGCCGCGGCCCGGGGATTTCCGTGCCCCAGTTCCGGGTCCTGACGTTCCTCAATCGCACGGAGGGCGCCTCCCTGTCCGCGGTCGCGGACCGAGTGGGCCTCAGCCTCCCGGCGATGTCTCGTCTCGTGGACGGGCTCGTGAGCCGCGATCTCGTGCGGCGGGAGGAGTCCCCCGAGGATCGGCGGCGCGTCTTGCTCCATCTCACCAACCTGGGCAAGGACCTAGTCCGGACCGCTCGGGCGGGCGCCCAATCTCGGCTCGCGGAGGTCCTCACAACCCTC of the Thermoplasmata archaeon genome contains:
- a CDS encoding MarR family transcriptional regulator gives rise to the protein METGSPKACAGEVLDTVPLIMQFIRVEMRRSRGPGISVPQFRVLTFLNRTEGASLSAVADRVGLSLPAMSRLVDGLVSRDLVRREESPEDRRRVLLHLTNLGKDLVRTARAGAQSRLAEVLTTLPIAERGDIARAMQSLRPVFLPRPRPSDSREG